The DNA sequence aaggatattgtaattttactaattaattttttcttcatCCTTCCCACCTCACACTTAATACCAAACAATACAAAAAAGATTAACAATCCTCTCCATCCCTCTTACTCCTCATCCTCTCTAATCTCTCCATCTATATTACTCTCCCTCCCTCCCACCAAACATATAGTTTCGGGTGGGGAGTACGGAAATTCATACCTTCATGTTAAAATGTGAAATAAGGTTAAGAAAGTGTAGTAGGATGAGTAGCTTCTGGTATTTAATAGTATTAAGTTTCTACACATAATCTAAAATTCTCTAACATCATCTTAAGATAATGTAGATATTTGTTCAAATTTTTTTCGGCTGATGATACCATATTAGACTGTAAAAAATTCTTAGAaatcttattaaaaaaaaatatgtgatatttttaaaaattattataaatatatataaattttaaagaaattattttagatttttggggtaagttgaaaaataccacttttattaatcaattaatcaaatttacctctacttttatatttatttgaaacatacctctttttatgtgtattgtacccaaaataccctgacataagagagtcacatggagagtatcttgaagtgacaggggtaaaattagtataatgtttaaaaaaaaaagtaaaaatgatagactttaaaaaagaggataaaaataaaagatgacaatataaaaaggatatagagtgtaatttcctctaaatTTTTTGAACTAGATGTGTTTGAAGCGCAGACCAAACCTGACAATCAAGACCAACTTGTGAGATTGTGTAACATTTtccaaatttatatatatagaaatatatataaatatatttgtatattatgTTAGATGTGTGTGTATTTGTTCCTACACTTATTCTCTTGTACTGCCTCTACTCGATTGTTGCAAGGCTGTAATCTCAATATGTCTAGGATTGTTCATTGGCATGTTATGTGCTATAATATGTATACTAAGTACTATATATAacatgaattttattttattttattaagaaaatcatctcacaataaattaaatgcttaaagaaatatataaataaaataatcataaacTATAGTAGTAGGTGAAGTGGGTTTGGAGCATGATTGAATTTGAATATTATAGGAAGAATTTATGTTGAATAAAGTGTTGTTAATAGATATTAGTAgggttttatattatttttaactgatacttaatttttataatagttattaaattaaaatataaaatttattaactttTTACATTATTAAATATAGACACATTTAATTTGTACACTCTTTATCATGTGTAATTAAttctaattataaatatttttaagtagAAGCacgttatatttaattatgtaaCTGAAGTTAATTATATAAATCCGGCACATGCACTTAATTTGCACATACTATATTATCTACACACAAAATATAATAATGTGTAATTAATCTCAATTATGTAATTAAAAATGATATGTAATTTCCATATACAATTCTTTATTATGAAAActaaatagataaaatatatataacttttgtGTGACTCTAGCTAGCTAACATTACTTATATTATAGTATGTAATTAGAGTGTGCAAAATAGAGGTGTAtgaattttttactaatttttatattataagcttaataataatattgttgtaAACATAAGCATCCATTCAAAAAGGAAATGTATTCAATAAATCAAATGAAGTTAGTTCTTTCTCTCTCACCTTGGATTTTTTCATATACTatacaattaatttttaatgaaaTCGGAGATGAGGGGACCATATATAGTTCCACCGACACATATAGTATCCAATATCTATAGATGGCAAATTCCACTATAGtatatagttattttaattaaaactcaaaatatttttataacaacAATCTAATTAAGGCTAAATTCATATGTTACATTCATACCCTCAAATCAATTAACACAATGATTATACATGATCTATGAAAACTTTATATATGCGTCAtgcaaaaaaatgaaatatatgtAAGATAATTTCaatcaaaaaaggaaaaagaaattcTGACAAGGATGGGGAAGAAGGAAGGGAAATATATAACGATATTTCTAAAGTGAATCAAAATGATTAATTTCTAAAAATGGGGTCTCTTTATAACACTTTTACTTAATCTAACCGTTGACTGCGTGATTAACAATGATTAATCAAGTTAGAGATGTTTCCTTAATGGGACTAATTACTAGTTGCCAAATGTTTGTGACTTGCAATCATTTTTAAGTTTCAATTGGTTAATACAGTATTCAACACCAAAAAGAACAaatctttcaattttttaatttttttttaaaaaaaaaaaaaaccttggcCTGAAGATCCCAAACCAAGGACACTTCAAGGCAAAGAAAGTGGGAAAGataatatcattaattatgAGCACCTAATTCTGAAATGAGTATCAATAGAAAGaggatgaaactagttttgccAATAAATGAGTCTACGACAATgattaaaagataaattaacaaactcattacaaattaaaaatattcatGAAAGAAAATACTATCAAATAATTCAAGTCCACACCATCGATTATAGCCTTACCAAGAGTTGATCttaaaattatgaagaaaaaaaattaattaatatttcaataaaatattaagactatttaggatttttatttttaaattactataacttatatattattgtgttgtttttttacttcgttaaaaataactatttttttttttgtttttgaaaatgaTCCATGAACTATTTACAGTATTGTGAATTGGTCAGTTACTGCTTAACCAGCTACCACTTCAATGCCACATgtgtaactaattttttttaaaaaaattaatttagtattacatgtaatatttttaatcattaattgatttttagcttaatgattttttaaaaatacataatttttattttttaaaaattttaaattttatgttgaCGTGGCAACTGGCTAAATAGTCATGTCATCATCATTTTTGTTACGTGTGACAAAACTTGACAGAATGATCAATTTAAAACACTCAGAATAGTTCAATTTGTCATATAGACTGGGTTTGTTAATCTTACCCAGATTATGAGCTACTTAAGTcaatttgtcaattaaatagGAAGAAAAGAAATTGGTTAATTACATTAGaaagtaaaataaaagataGTTGGAGatcataataatttttgttatttctctaaattttaattattattttgtcttatttACTTTTCtccaatatttttatttaatcaaatagaaataaaatattaattaattaatatttgataattaattctcGTGGAAACGATACTCTACTTTAtcattatattatttgattCAATTTAGTATATTTGCGTATCAATTTTACTgaataaaaactttaatttttttccttCTAATTATTAACCTTTGAAAGAGATGATTATAAGGTAAGAAAAATATGaagtatatttatagaaaatcaaatattgaaccataattttttttttctcaattttgaGGAGGAGAGATTTGAATTTGAGACTTTCTTTtggtaaagaaaaaaaaaatgcaaaaccACTAAACTATACATAACCAcattttaaactttaaatttaattttatcttatgCTCAACAATATTATTGCGCATGTTTAATTAATAGGAAtacaataatttcatttaatattatCTTTGGATAGAGAAAATTAAGTGTTAAGATTAAtattagacaaaaagctatatATTAAAGATGAGGCCATTTCTTTTGGAAAAAGAAAAGATTCGTAGATATTTTTGTTCAGAGAAAGGCGTtagtaatagtaatagtaatagtaaAACATAAAAGTGGGAAGCAGTAAGTAATATGCTTCGCCACTATTACCAGTACCACCCACATTATACTTAAGCTAATTTTCAATTCTACCCTCCTTTCttgaataatatttatttacacatattaatatgttattttaaataaagaattaaaaaaCATCTCAatgtcaaaattaaaaaaagaatgcTAATTACAAATGTCATTTTAGAGGGACTGCATTTTAGTTGATTAAATTATTCTTAGTTCGGTATCTATgtcttttatttttggtttatttgttaaagattgtcaatttattttatattctttaagtaatgtttctagTAGTCATATTAAACGGTCTGCTAACAAAGCCGCGCACTGTATGACACGTGGTGCTTGTTATTGGTCAGGTCGTCTCTTTTCTGAGAGTGATATTTCCCTTGCTCTTCAGTCCTCTGTATTAGCGGATGTTTCtgtctaataaaaattattttcattaaaaaaaaaaagaatgctaACAAAATGATAttcatttttgtaaaattttgaaaaattataaatagtttAAGTACTGAAAACAGAATTTATAATATTTCAGtttattatgtttgtttaaaaaaatttaaacatatattaatactataaattatttactgttttttaaaattttataaaaatattattataactataacaaagacataaaaaataaaaaataaaaaatattcaagtgtatatttttttaaacacgagaattaactaaaaaattataataatagaaTAACTATAGCactattcaaataaaaaatacatataagaaatcctcaaaattttatacttattTGATttgatgatatttatttattaaaaatttatatagaaATGGGATCCAAATTTGTAATAGTGGAGAGTAACTCGAGACTAGTCATCAATGCGCTCAATAGGAAGGAGTCTCATTGGGCTCTTGAGAACTATGTCTCCTTTTGCTCTAAGTCTTCTCCCTCgtttattagttgtaattttattaatgttAGTAGATCCTGTAATTTTATTGCCCACAATGTCGCTAAGTGGGCTTTTACCCACCATTTGAACGGCTCTATTTCGGTTTTCTCCTTACCGGAGAACTTATTTTGTAATGACCATGAGGTCTAACTATTTTGTTTTATGAAAATAcgcttattattaaaaaaaaaatatacataatgaCAATGCTAAAAAATCACCTTGAACTATTTTTGAAAAGTTTCGTTCTTAATGGGTGCATTTCATAAGATTTTTGCTTTATACTTTGTTAGATTGTACTTATGATGACTATCACCATAAAGGATATAAAGGATATTGTAAATTTGTAATGGTTGAATGTTATTGAATAAAATTCATAATCtttgttcaaaaaaatattataaatataactaatactgcaaaaaaaaaaaaaaaaattattatgaaGATTGATTaggaaattataattaatactaATTAGTGTCTTTctcaaaatagaaaaaaagattttcaattattaatgaCTGTTTATCGTTAGATGTTGGGATCAAGGGTGGCAAAATATGTTTCGACACAACACACGAACACAAATATGACATGAATTTTATGAGTTAGAGTCGAGAAAATTAGATATGGGTCGACACGACTTGACACGAAATAAAAACGAGTCAAATACGACACGACCTGCTTAACACGAGTTTGATATGTTTGACACGGTTTCTTTaacttattattaatattattatataaaaatatatatttagtgatttaatattaagttaaaaagtttttaacttaatttttattatatatataacaaattatataatatacaaacgtacataaattttttaatagaatctaaatttataatttttctttataattttaactttaataaTAGCATAACAGGTCACAGTCAATACGAACACGACACGATTTTTTACGGGTCAAGTTagaattgagaaaattaaataCGAGTCAAAAACTGAATTAATACGTCTGAcacgaaatataaaaacaagtcataaaatataatatgaacaCGACACAATGACACATTTTGTTACCTCTAATTGGGACCCACAACCATAAGAGAGTAGAGTTTGCCACATAAACCAAAAAAAGATTTGATTTGGCATTGTGAAAGAGTGACGTGGACGGTGGATCTACCAGTGttgtttgagaaaatagagatagaGGGACTGGCCCCACTAAAATATTTTAGTAGAAAACAATTGGAGATGGACCCATCAGGACCGTTGAATCAATATCATATTTTGAGAATTGGAGAGAAGAATATAACTAAGTTGGGAAGGCAAGATCTGCATCGTATTATTTGTAGGGACCCATGTACCCAAGTGCCGACTTCTAGGGGACCCACGTTTTTGCTATTTCGACCGTGACAAATCATAAGCAAGTAATTGAACAACTCATTCTCCttctataataaaaaaaaaaaaagaaaaaaaaaagaaaaaaaaaaaaactcactcTTCTAATGTAGTCAATAGTCATTCTTTCTATctcttgtaaaaaaaatatttcttcatTTATACATTtgagaatattttttttgggtaaataccattttagatcctgtattttgcaaaaattacagattggatcctgtgttttgttaaatgacaaaatggaccctgtattttctaaaatagtaaaaataggaccctgagcttaatttttgacaactttttttttttaataaaaccaacttgaagacaatgcttaatacggatagatacaaaaaatgtaaacagttttatcatagcacttttagatcggattataattaaactttattttgacaaaaaaatcaattcagggtcctatttgtaccattttagaaaatacagggtccattttgtcatttaacaaaacacaaggtccaattggtaacttttacaaaacagagggtccaaaatggtatttaccctatttttttttcatttaaaccGTAAAATtggtataaattataaatatacttGCTTTACAATAAATGTTTTAATTGTTTAGGCAACAATTCAAATCACAACTCAACTTAATTTGTAATCTATATTGTAATTCACTCagcaatttaaattataatccaaattaaaaatatatatataacttgtcGTAAATATAGTAATTTCTCCCCAAAAAATAGTCattctcatttattttttatttttttattgtgtgtggattgaattaaattaattacttttatatatcaattaacattcaacttattattttttttttcagaaaaaaaaaacattcaacttattatttttatatattaatcaaCATTAAATTTGCACAAATATAAGTATTCGCACTttgtgaatttaattaaattagttcgtactaataatttaatatttaacggTAAGGTATCTACAGAGTtccagaaatataatttaagtattattatgcAAAAacttaaacttaagtatttatatacaattgaaagttaaacttagatatttatgtcgcaaattgctctattataaatatataatatttatacataatattacatttaattacagtttattttctttaatacaTTTGTGAATAACTAATAAATACAAGTGtgtattcaaaaatttaaataaccATAAGtgagttatttttaaaattatttataaacttttaataaataaattatattgattatattaaaatattattgtaataagggtaaatactattttgaaccttgcgttttgtaaaagttaccaattgaatcctctattttgttaaatgacaaaatagactctgtattttctaaaatagtacaaataggatccTAAATTtagtttttgtcaaaataaaattaattataatccgatctaaaagtgttatgacaaaactgtttatatattctatatccgttcgtattaggaattgtcttcaagttggttatattaaaaaaaaaagttgtcaaaaattaatattagggtcctgtttttattattttggaaaatacaaggtccattttgttatttaacaaaacatagGATCCAATCAGTAATTTTGGTaaaacacatggtccaaaaTATTATTTACCGTTGTAATAAACacactacattttttttttatttttaatttttggtaaTGAAGACACTAGATTAATAATATCATTATAAATGTGGTCATAGGCATAGTCTAATGGTTCTAAGTCTAACTTCTTATCACAAATAGGAGGTCCTAAGTtcgtgtaacgtccccgcttcaagcctccattgggcccttacacccacagaataatgactcttatacatgagtacgtcactctggctgcttcatggactgatgactgaccctacagaccaacacaagtgtttccagcgtgctttgtcctcactcacacgcttcctgggaaaacttcctaggaggtcacccatcttgaaattgctccaggccaagcacgcttaactatggagttctttcgagatgggctactgaaaaacaagatgcaccttgttgatataggtagtaccaatcaatcaatttaagctctcttcaactatgtagtcccataccagtctcagaatcatcccacttgaccttccccaagcggtgtgggattgcacagcttacccagtatttccccttacggatcacgggactactgaccgtcacaatcacccccccttacggggtccgacgtcctcgtcgatcacacttccggctgggtcaaggctctgataccatttgtaatgtccccgcttcaagcctccattgggcccttacacccacggaataatggctcttatacatgagtatgtcactctggctgcttcatggactgatgactgaccctacagaccaacactagtgtttctagcgtgctttgtcctcactcacacgcttcctgggaaaacttcccaggaggtcacccatcttgaaattgctccaggccaagcacgtttaactgtggagttctttcgagatgggctaccgaaaaacaagatgcaccttgttgatataggtagtaccaatcaatctatttaagctctcttcaactatgtagtcccatacctacacagtctcagaatcatcccacttgaccttccccaggcggtgtgggattgcacagcttacccagtatttccccttacggatcacgggactattgACTGTCACAGTTCGAATCCTCCTCTACTAAtgtcacaaaaaaaataatagtattatataaacattaataatactgatcaaatatttaataaatttatatatacactgtttataaaaatatttaaaaaattataaatatgtttgtgtgtatatatttttaattaatagagtaaatatattacattagcaatatatcaaaatataaatattaattaatatatttatatatttaattttatgcatttattttaattttttttgaagattattattttcttagttGAAAAGttattggttttattttttggtgaggaaaccaattaataattatatgataAAATTTAGTTATCAAAAACGAAATTatagaaacttacaaaaatattaaaatttggattaatttttataaaaatactataacacgatttttttttcaaaatactatatttttgtaaaacgaAAGTGGATCATAAATaagaacaactaaaaataacagtgaaacaactaaaaaataaccgtagaacaacagtaaaaatttaatacaatacacagtataaaatttacacattattttttaaaaaaattcttacctacggtaaaaaagtaaaaaaatcaaaaattttaatatgtggTGTAAATAATCCAAATTATATGCTAAAATTTAAATGATAGGGAGTTAAGTTAACAGAGTGAAAACGTTATAATATTAGGGATTTTGTAGGAAATGATTGGGTCCTTATCTTAGAATAAGGCGAAAAAGGAGACATACGTTAATAAGGGAAAATGCAAGACCTATTTTGGTAATTACGAAAAACCTTTCCCCTTTGTCTCTTAACACCATTCAACTTCTCCACCTACACACCCCAAACACTGACACACACACTCGAAACTTTCAGActcacactctctctctcttcatctctttctttctctctctgagAAATGGGGTCACGAATCCCTTCTCACCAGCTCAGCAGTGGGCTGTACGTCTCGGGTCGACCCGAACAGCTCAAGGAACGGTTACCAACAATGGGTTCACGGGCCGTACCTTATACCGGCGGCGACATTAAGAAATCCGGTGAACTCGGCAAAATGTTCGATATCCCAGTCCTTGATCCTTCATCCAATGGTCCTCCTTCGACCAAGACATCACGACCTTCCTCGTCTTCTCAGCACAACAGTGGATCCGTCCGATCCGGGCCGAACTCCGGTCCAGTAAGTAAGCACACTAGCTCCGGTCCGATTCCGAAGAAATTCTCTGGTCCCATGGTGCCGCTCCAACCCACGGGCCTTATTACGTCGGGTCCGGTGGTCTCTGGTCCACAGGGATCGTTGGGTGGCGGTGGGAGGAGGTCGGGTCACATGGAGCATGCTGCGTCCACTGGAAAAGCAGTGTACGGGACGGCCGTGACGAGCTTGAGTGAAGGGGTGAAGGTAGGGTTTAGGGTTTCAAAGGCGGTGGTGTGGGTTTTCCTGGTGGTAGTGGCGATGGGTTTGCTTGTAGGGGCTTTTTTGATGGTAGCAGTTAAGAAGGCGGTTATTCTGATTGCGGTGGCCGGAGTTCTAGCACCGGTAATGGTGCTGATAATGTGGAATTATTTTTGGGGTAAGAGAGGTTTGATAGAATTTGTGAAGAACTATCCTGATGCTGAGATTAGAGGTGCCATTGATGGAAAGTACGTGAAGGTTACTGgggtaagtattttttttttaaaaatcgataattatttctatatttatcattttaaatttattttatatagctAGGAGTTTGAAATTAGAATTGGCTgtgttaattttctaattacagaagaaaacaaaaagaaaaagaggaattgagaaagagagagaaagggaaTATTGACTTATATTTTTGTGGCAATTTTAATCATACAATCATTTATTATTGAAATACTTGATGATGAAGTTAGCCTATTGCTCTTTCCAGCgtgatattaaaataattcattaatttagattagattaaattatttttatttatttactcttATAATTTGATGAATGTGCCAAACCCCAAATTCAGAAAAGAAGGGTTGGTTTGAATTTTGGTGGAGTAACCATTTTTAGAATGCATTAGATTTTATAACTACCATATGACAACTTATAATTggacttttaatcacaacaatgTTTCATAAAGAATAAAGAACAACAACAATGTtgcttttgtatttttcattatgTGTGTTACTGTTTTAGTCAGAATCTTTATAAAATAGTAATCTGGGATTTCACCTACCTAATTTCCTTCTACGCTTGCAACCAATGAAATTTTGATGTACATGTTATTGTGGATAGTAATTAAATACTAATTGAGGCCGTTTGTGAACTAAATTAATGTATACTGTCCATCACTTTGCAGGTTGTCACTTGTGGCAGCATTCCTCTGGAATCATCTTACCACAAAGAAACTAGGTGTGTGTATGTTTCCACAGAGTTGTATGAATATAAAGGATGGGGAGGAAAGCCTGCTAATCCTAGGCACCGCTGTTTCTCATGGGGTTGTAGGTACTCAGAGGTTAGTTAAACTATTTGCTTCATTCACTAATTTATTAAATGATTGGAGAGTATCAGATCAAACTGTAAAGGTAGCACTAGATTATAATTTAAGATGGGGTTATTGGATGGaaccatatttataaaataaattgatataGAAAGGCAGCAAGCATTTTCTTCAATGTTTGAAATGATCGTTTTCTCTTTTGAACAGAAATATGTTGCTGATTTTTACATATCAGACTTTCAATCTGGATTAAGAGCCTTGGTGAAAGTTGGTTATGGAGCTAAGGTTGCACCCTTTGTTAAACCAGCTACTGTTGTGGATATAACAAAAGAAAACAGAGATTTGTCTCCAGGCTTTTTAAGCTGGCTAGCTGATCGCAGTCTATCTAGTGATGATCGTGTAATGCGTCTCAAAGAAGGGTATTGCAACATTTTTTGaattcaagttccttctttctttcttccaaCTAACTAGTTTAGAATTGAAAACTCTATCTACTAAAGGGACCATTGATTCATCACACCATACCGTGTTTTTTTTGCTCGTTTGTCAGATATATTAAAGAAGGAAGCACGGTAAGCGTGATGGGGGTTGTCCAGCGCCATGACAATGTTCTAATGATAGTTCCATCAGCAGAGCCTGTCTCAACAGGGTGCCAGTGGTCCCGTTGCCTCCTCCCGACCTAC is a window from the Cannabis sativa cultivar Pink pepper isolate KNU-18-1 chromosome 1, ASM2916894v1, whole genome shotgun sequence genome containing:
- the LOC115707383 gene encoding uncharacterized membrane protein At1g16860, producing MGSRIPSHQLSSGLYVSGRPEQLKERLPTMGSRAVPYTGGDIKKSGELGKMFDIPVLDPSSNGPPSTKTSRPSSSSQHNSGSVRSGPNSGPVSKHTSSGPIPKKFSGPMVPLQPTGLITSGPVVSGPQGSLGGGGRRSGHMEHAASTGKAVYGTAVTSLSEGVKVGFRVSKAVVWVFLVVVAMGLLVGAFLMVAVKKAVILIAVAGVLAPVMVLIMWNYFWGKRGLIEFVKNYPDAEIRGAIDGKYVKVTGVVTCGSIPLESSYHKETRCVYVSTELYEYKGWGGKPANPRHRCFSWGCRYSEKYVADFYISDFQSGLRALVKVGYGAKVAPFVKPATVVDITKENRDLSPGFLSWLADRSLSSDDRVMRLKEGYIKEGSTVSVMGVVQRHDNVLMIVPSAEPVSTGCQWSRCLLPTYVDGLILMCDDNQNADVIPV